A DNA window from Paraburkholderia sp. IMGN_8 contains the following coding sequences:
- the phaZ gene encoding polyhydroxyalkanoate depolymerase — protein sequence MNLFAYPTYQAFADMMLPMRHGAALVNHSLDAWPAFGETSHGRSIRAACDLWALAGLTPVRPPFSIESVVTEGKPVTIIEEVVAHTPFCSLLHFRKDTALSTPQPRVLVIAPMSGHFATLLRGTVHTMLAEHDVYITDWHNPRDVPLSQGRFGFNEFVQHVIDFIETIGPGAHVLAVCQPTVAALAAVALMAADDHPAQPASMTLMAGPIDTRINPTRVNELAKSKPLEWFEQNLISAVPFGFAGAHRRVYPGFVQLTAFMSMNLGRHLDSFETMYYERAKGDPAKADTIRTFYEEYFATMDLTADFYLETVDTVFQRHALPLHELEVDGRKVEPSKIRRTALLTVEGEKDDICAVGQTLAAQDMCDKLRPYLKTHHVQTGVGHYGVFNGHRWERQIYPRVRAVIYDNEPRAVVVSSRAGTIQPVPAATAAEVTPAAPAASAVMDVDVDAEVTARSNGAAAKPQAARSARRRSPAAQ from the coding sequence ATGAACCTGTTCGCATATCCCACATACCAGGCGTTTGCCGACATGATGCTGCCGATGCGGCACGGCGCGGCTCTGGTCAATCACTCGCTGGACGCATGGCCTGCGTTCGGCGAAACGTCGCACGGACGCTCGATACGCGCGGCCTGCGATCTTTGGGCACTCGCCGGACTCACACCCGTTAGACCGCCGTTCAGTATTGAAAGTGTTGTGACGGAAGGCAAACCGGTGACGATCATCGAGGAAGTCGTCGCGCACACGCCATTCTGCTCGCTGTTGCATTTCCGCAAGGACACCGCGCTTTCCACTCCACAGCCGCGCGTGCTGGTGATCGCGCCGATGTCCGGCCACTTCGCGACGCTGCTGCGCGGCACCGTGCACACGATGCTGGCCGAGCACGATGTCTACATCACCGATTGGCACAACCCGCGTGACGTGCCGCTCAGCCAGGGCCGCTTCGGTTTCAACGAATTCGTGCAGCACGTGATCGACTTCATCGAAACGATCGGACCGGGCGCGCATGTGCTGGCGGTGTGTCAGCCGACGGTCGCCGCGCTCGCCGCCGTCGCGCTGATGGCCGCCGACGATCACCCCGCGCAGCCCGCCAGCATGACGCTGATGGCCGGCCCGATCGACACGCGCATCAATCCGACGCGCGTCAACGAACTGGCGAAGAGCAAGCCGCTCGAATGGTTCGAACAGAATTTGATCAGCGCGGTACCGTTCGGTTTTGCAGGCGCGCACCGTCGCGTGTATCCGGGCTTCGTGCAGCTCACGGCGTTCATGTCGATGAATCTCGGCCGCCATCTCGACTCGTTCGAGACCATGTACTACGAGCGCGCCAAGGGCGATCCGGCGAAGGCCGACACGATTCGCACCTTCTATGAAGAATACTTCGCGACGATGGATTTGACCGCCGATTTCTACCTGGAAACCGTCGATACGGTTTTTCAGCGGCACGCGCTGCCGTTGCATGAACTCGAAGTGGACGGACGCAAGGTCGAACCGTCGAAGATCCGGCGCACTGCGCTGCTCACCGTTGAAGGCGAAAAAGACGATATCTGCGCAGTTGGACAGACGCTCGCGGCGCAGGATATGTGCGACAAGTTACGGCCTTATTTGAAGACGCATCACGTGCAAACCGGTGTGGGGCACTATGGCGTGTTCAACGGACACCGCTGGGAGCGGCAGATTTATCCGCGCGTGCGCGCTGTCATTTACGACAACGAGCCGCGCGCGGTGGTGGTCAGTTCGCGCGCGGGGACGATTCAGCCCGTGCCCGCGGCGACGGCCGCCGAGGTGACCCCGGCGGCGCCGGCTGCGTCTGCGGTGATGGATGTCGACGTGGATGCCGAGGTAACTGCCAGGTCGAATGGCGCCGCCGCGAAACCGCAAGCGGCGCGCTCGGCGCGTCGGCGGTCGCCGGCAGCGCAATGA
- a CDS encoding flavin reductase family protein, giving the protein MSHYFYDPAAGHGLPHDPFKAIVAPRLIGWISSRDTEGALNLAPYSFFGAFASFPPIIGFCSEGRKDSVANIEATGEFVWNLASKPLAEQMNRSSAPVAPHVDEFELAGLTAAPGRNVAVPHVAESPAALECKLLQVVRLHTLDGKPMDNYLSLGQVVGVHINEAYLKDGLFDTHAAQPIMRAGYRADYAEIGAMFQMFRPSA; this is encoded by the coding sequence ATGTCCCACTACTTCTACGATCCCGCCGCCGGCCACGGTCTCCCGCATGACCCATTCAAGGCAATCGTCGCGCCGCGGCTGATCGGCTGGATTTCGTCACGCGACACCGAAGGCGCGCTGAATCTCGCGCCGTACAGCTTCTTCGGCGCGTTCGCTTCGTTTCCACCGATCATCGGGTTTTGCAGCGAGGGCCGTAAGGATAGCGTCGCCAACATCGAAGCCACCGGCGAGTTCGTATGGAATCTCGCGAGCAAACCGCTCGCCGAGCAGATGAACCGCTCATCGGCGCCGGTCGCGCCCCACGTCGACGAATTCGAACTCGCGGGCCTCACGGCGGCGCCGGGCCGCAACGTAGCGGTGCCGCATGTCGCGGAGTCGCCGGCCGCGCTCGAATGCAAGCTGCTGCAAGTGGTGCGTTTGCATACGCTCGACGGCAAGCCGATGGACAATTATCTGTCGCTCGGCCAGGTGGTCGGCGTGCACATCAACGAAGCGTATCTGAAGGACGGTCTGTTCGACACGCACGCCGCGCAGCCGATCATGCGCGCCGGCTACCGCGCGGACTATGCTGAAATTGGCGCGATGTTCCAGATGTTCCGCCCGAGCGCGTAA
- a CDS encoding cupin domain-containing protein — MSTEFATQFSHVRPQDTPYVDQGLRDFFLYRDLGIAQATGGKVLAQLVKANHAPEQGTGWHRHEADFHIVIMLKGWARFMYGDKETLVAAGDCVHQAPGIVHYLFDYSEDMEYIEIVSPADFKSIEVEGPCEVPAVTPWKSVAA, encoded by the coding sequence ATGTCTACCGAATTCGCTACGCAGTTCTCGCATGTCCGTCCGCAAGACACGCCCTACGTGGATCAGGGCTTACGCGACTTTTTTCTCTACCGCGATTTAGGCATTGCCCAGGCGACCGGCGGCAAGGTGCTCGCGCAACTCGTCAAGGCGAATCACGCACCAGAGCAAGGCACCGGCTGGCACCGTCATGAGGCCGATTTCCACATTGTGATCATGCTGAAGGGCTGGGCGCGCTTCATGTACGGCGACAAGGAAACACTCGTCGCCGCCGGCGATTGCGTGCACCAGGCGCCGGGCATCGTCCACTATCTGTTCGATTATTCGGAAGATATGGAGTACATCGAGATCGTTTCGCCGGCCGATTTCAAATCGATCGAAGTAGAAGGTCCGTGCGAAGTGCCGGCGGTGACGCCCTGGAAGAGCGTCGCGGCTTGA